The Mytilus edulis chromosome 5, xbMytEdul2.2, whole genome shotgun sequence genomic interval TGACCCATCGAAACATCATCTGATACaacaatttaatatttataactttaagatatttggatgatatattgacATATTTTCTGTATATTGAGTGgttctcaataatgacgattttagTTTCTACACTAAAGAGATATATCCTGGTGAAACAACTTTGAataagctaatactaacaatgaacactgtCCTTTCGGTACaaggacattattcgtaaatgTAAATCAGCATGCAGACATTTtaaacgttcaggtatttcacatccaatcctTAATGGTAATACTTTATCATAAGCACACAAATGTCGGCATTCACCGCAAAAGCTAACCAAACTTTGGAACAAACTTATTCAGAAGCAAAATAGTTACGATACTTTTGTCAgttcattaaagatggcatattttatacattaatatTGATTCGCGCATTGTGTCTTTGCATcgaaaataaacacatttgtGTTAAAACCAGTTGTCGGCATACGGGTTATGTActtcttgtatattttataatggtGTGATACTTAACTCCTAAAGGGAGGGATTGTGCTTCAttttcatataatgaagacataatcttttattagtttaattgaggtctggagctggcatgtcagtaactactTGTAGTCCTATCTTAATTAATGAGTCATTGGTCATTTTGCTTAACTTCTTTTGATACCTATTcggacatcggactcggacttcttttaactgagttttactgtgcatattactgtttttgtttattctaaaaTGACTAGAGATATAGGCGGAGTgatgagatctcacaaaacatgtttaacgccgCCGCATATTTAGCTATCCCACTTTAGGATCCTCTAGCCCTTGTTAGTCTTgtgtattgtttttaatttagttcatttatatgtgtttgagtttagtgtgacgtccatttatCTGAACAAGTACACAATTTATTTTGAGCCACCTGAAGCCCCGCCTCCGGATGTTGGATTTTCTTGCTATGTTTTAGACTAATTGGTTGCCTTTGTtcgggtcgttgtctctttgacacattcccaatttccattctcaattttatgtcttttTCAAACGGTAGAAGTCATTTAACGTTTCAGACCCTCGTTTTATTATtcagaattttgtttttaaaattattaagttatGACTGCATCAATTCATGCATTGTACAATGTATCGCATATAGTTACAGCATACGATTTGTCGGTGTTTGTTAGTTTTGTAACCCCACTAGTAATACGCATGTAGCACAAAGCTGTATGTTCTCAAGTTTAGTGAGAGAGTCCCATAAAACGTCAGCATATTCTAGACTAGGTCGAATAAATGAAGTAAACCTAGTATGTACATATGTTAATTTTCCTCACTATGTTTTGTTGTTGAAAGATTTGTTAGTAACTTTCTCAATATCATCGTCCTTGTTTGCTTTTGCTTTTTTTGGATTAAAATGCACTAAGTGGTTCATTTTTATTATGCTTTATTACATACTCGATGACAATAAATATTCTCGTAAATTTTGTTAATGCATATGTATTTTTATTCCTCTGTTTTTTTCCATAATATGAAGCGGATTACTCATAAAATAATGAATACTTTTTAAAACAACAATATCAGTTCAAAAATGTATTCATAAAGGAACGATTTTTTATGAATCTGTTGgcatccattttatttttaacccCAGCTGAACTGGGATGTCTCCGGTTTGTCTGTTTCTCAGTTTGTAAATTCCTAGAGTAATCATCGGATAAACCAAGAAAGTGAAGGAAATCTAATTTTGAATTCATTCTATGTGAATTGATATAGTTTTCCTTTTCTTCGTCATTCCTTCCCGGCAATGATTGATTCAAACGGGGAAATGTCTTATCTCGTACATGTGTCGAATGTGGAACAAATGTGTGAAACTGATTATTGTGGGGACTAAACTCTGGTGGGGTTGTTGGGAAGATCTTtgcatttatttcatttaattcagATGGTCTTTTCTGCTCGTTCCCGTTCATGTGTATTTGTGAAGGTTTAATACGAACTTTCTCAGCAGTTGCTGGTTTAACTAtatcatttttcttgtttttaccAGGTATATCAGACCCAACATTGAATTCAGACCTGACTGGCTTCCGCCTCCCAGAACGACCACCTTTTCTCCTCACAAAAACACTATCACTGTGAACTTTTGATGCACGTATTTTATCAGCTTTTATATTTTTAGCTTTGACAAAACTTGATTGAATATTTCTTGAATTAATCTCTTTTGCTTTTAGTAATCCAGACTGTTCGTTTATCCCCGGGGGTCGTGTTGGTGTAGGGAGAATATCCATATGTATTGTTTCCGCAGCTTTTACTAACGGTTCAATTTCCTTTGGCTGTACTGAACGAATTCCTTCTCTCGATAAATCCTTTTCAGACGGCCCTGTTTGACTCCTCGGCCTTATCTTTGTACGAGGTCTCCGTTTGTCAATCGCTTGTTCCGATTTTGATCGGTCATTTGCAGACGACTTTGTAGAATTTTCACTTTTTTCTTGCCAATTAAGCCCATTTTCAATTAATGGtgtatttttatctttattaaattcTGCTCTTCTCGGTGAATTATCTCGAGGTTGTTCTCGGTTCCGTTTTCGTGTTACTCttaaatattttgttcttattgTATCCGCCCTTATGCCATCTGCCATAATATTCTTTGCGCTCACGATTCCTGCTGATACATCACCAGCTATAATAGTTTTTGCCTCAAGTCGACCACTTCTGTCATCACTGTTAGTACTACGTCTGCCCCGTTTGTCAATAATGAAACTGTTTGTCAGTTGGCCTTCCAATGCATCAACACCTAAATGTATAAAAGGTTTGAGttatatttgtttgaatatttgtCACATATAGCCACATGCAAGCAACGGTTAAAAAGCTATTTTGTTAAACAAAAAGCTGATTCGATATTTTCGACTAACTTTATGGTACACACGTTAAGGTAAAATTGTAATAAATTCTAATTTATACACAGTCAAGCAAGCAGACGCCTCCGGTTGAGGGAGTttctagctgcattgaagacccattggtggcctttggctgttgtctgctctatggtcgggttgttttctctttgacacattttccatttccattctcaattttattatggaaaaaaaaaggaattttgtgGAACGAAATGTTATCCAATTATGATGCCTCTAATTAAATTCTATTCGATATTTTGCcaatttattgtaaatatattgaggtaaaattaaaataaatctcCGTCTATCTAGTTTCGTCGACAAAGCTATAAATGGAGTAGTTGATATCAAAATTTAGATTCTCTGCAAACTGTAATAACAACGGATGAtttgaaaaaatgaaacaacACTTAGTTAATTGTATATGCGTTCGAACCGCTTTTCTGAAATAACCTTCATCAGGTGAACGCACAATGCCGAATTACGAGAAGTATTTATTAGATGTAACAACATATAATTCAAAGTGGTGAACACACAGTATCTGTTGAATATGCGTAAAATGATGGCTTTGACCGTCGTCCAGTATCACCAGCCTTACTAATTCAAGTGTGGATTATATCCTTGATATCAATTAATAGAACCAAGCTTAAAATCAGTCTTagattcattcatttttttttttaatctggaaAGGGGTTGTCGGCGTGTTGTATATTACCTGACATtcattggaacccccccccccctcccttccacaaaaaaaaaacacgaacaaacaaaaaaacaacaaaaacataaagacaaTACATCGAATTCCCATGcagttttgtaaaaataacagGTGTCCATTAACATTTCAATACATGCCCAATTATTCACGTGTATGTTTGATTAGTTAACTTATTTACCTTGTACGTATGTCTTTTATATCTACATATGAAGTAGACGTTTTTTCTTTGCTTTGTGTAAATTAAATCTTTCACAAGGTTGCATACACTGTatataagttgttttttttataaataataataatatatcaaactatcttttttattttgttaccaGTGCCAGTGTACCTACGTTGTTGACATTAAGTGGACACTTCTTATAACTTGAACAGATTATCTATGAATAGACTAGATGTGTCAAGACGACATAAATGTGCCTGCCTGCAGCAGAATTGTTTATACATTTCTCAGAATGCATATGAAATACTAGTTGTACCAGTGAAATAGTAATGCATCTGTAAGTCACCTTGGTGCACTATAAATATCCCTAAAAATCTTCaggaatttaaagaaaaaaatcggACAAATACAATTTTCTAAATAATTCAAAGATTATCAAATAAGACGTCAAATGAACGAACATAGTTTACCattttacaatgtattatatgccAAGAAGTGGTTAAGTCATAAATCATACAACAcagtgttgtctttttttttccattatttaaaaaaaattatctcttCTCACTGTACATGTCTGACATACGAATACAACAACTTCTTCGATAATGTCTTCCTGTGTTGCTGACTTGACTGTGTATGAAATCTTTCATGAAATACGCATTCTACTTAGTGTGCATGATGACCCTTACAGCAGGTTAAgtactttgattttgatttcaATTACAGCGAGCATTCTCATTCGGctatcctcggtagaatccgctactctccttctatctgGGCACGGAATCGGTCGAGTTGAGGCAAATGCGAGCATTTTATGATTCAATTATATCTTTCCAACATGATAAGGAAATTgagcttggtttttttttcaataattgctTGGATTCATTGAAACGATAAGAACGtatttatcattattgttatttttaactTATGTTTTGTAAAGTACTATACTAACAGCTATTTGTAATGTATTATTTCGTTCACAACCTTATTGTACTTCGGGAAGATTTAGAGCTTGATATATCTTATAaccacctgtctattgttgattACGGTACGTTGTCCTCTAGATGTGTTTTTGCTGTCCTAGTCACGTTTATctcacatttattttatttacattgtgtcagATTCGAACGATTTTTTCGTTATATTCGTTATATATTTCGTACATTCTTAAATTTAGATTTCGccttcttgtttatattttttttaagatgtcTCGTAATACCCTTTCCCTACGGTACTGTTCTTATGCAGTCAATTATATACAACCATATTatatacaagaagatgtggtatgataacaatgaataagaatatgtggtaggGGTGCAAAtgaataagaatatgtggtaggagtgccaatgaggcaactcacCATACAAGTCACAACTTGTAGAaataaaaccattataggtcaaagtacggcctttaacacagaGCGCTGGCCAACACCGAACGGCAAGCTATAAAGAGTCCAAAACGATTATTACATACAACcattcaaacaaaaaatctatcaaacgacaaccactgatcgACAGGTTCcaaacttaggacaggtgcaaacaaatgcagcgggtttaaacattttgataGGCGCCAACCTGTGACCTGAAAAAATATATAGTGTAACACACTATACAAACAcactatacaatatatatatatatacaagtctaaatcgaaaactacgttcaaacctatgattgcgttggataaaaaccgcaatttttatacgtgtgcatgtaaaacaaatttagttgtagaagggtctaaatacagcacaaacaacaatttccaaaagaccaaaaaagtgaaaaagtatatttaaacaaaacgcatttgactaacaggtcgaacaactgatgttcttgaaccctgctgactgccactggcgattgccaaataaaattgatcacaagatgtaacaaaacggatcttgatataaatttaatactaaacagaaaacaataaacttgtggccaataTGTTATGCCataaacataaggtgtcaatattttttttgtacaccagatccggatttcgacaataaatgtctcttatATATAAAATTAGGTGCATTGGTACGATTGGCGATGGCACAGTTTTTACAGAATCctatttaaaaaatttgaagcaTAATTATTGCCttgtaaaaaaattacattattttttgtCATTGATACGGCagattttttaagggcattatctCCCCCTTTGGCGCGTTTTCTTCCCTGGAGAAATCTGGTCTTTTTCGGTCATATGgctgttatattaaaattttgtctttgtcAATTCACAATTTTACTATAACAACTCACTCAGTTGTTATAGTAAAATTGtgaattgccaaagacaaaattttaatataacatagcAATAAGACTAAATAATTAGCATATTGCCCTTTTAATATACCTAAGTAATTTCTAATACATATAATGCATCACTTTTGATAATTATTAGATTGTTTCAGGACAGTAAAGAGCATGAACAAGGTTGTGGCAGTAGCCCAACATCATATATCAATTTAATAAGACTTAGGATTCAAACTCAACCTGTGTTAACAGGCTAGGGATACAGAAATTTGACTATTTCAACCTCTCGATCACCAATGCCCCTCAAggtgacaattaaaaaaaatcgaaaaacaaGAGTTCGGACCCTATTTTTGGCAATACGAACGGATTGTTTGATAAAGTTTCTCTTTCTAATGTCCAGTAGAAAGTAACTTTACACGTTTACAATCATGGTcccttttctacataaaaaatacctgcaccaagtcagaaatttgacaattgttttcaaatcgtTTGACACATGTTTGATGTGTTTCgggttttgattttgtcatttggttaGGGTCTTTCCATTTTGAATAATCCTTGGAGTTCAGTTGgttattattttagtttttttcctcGTTTAAATTATGACATCACTACATAAACCTCATCAGCAACACAGACTAAATAGTATCACGAGTGGGACAAGAATTAATAACTTCCGGAGCTCTTTGGTTCATCCGATTTTTaatgggattcgtgttgtttatattgttgttttcttctttaaattatGACAGGTTGTTATGTTGTCGATTAGCGCACATGGCTGATTGTCTAAATACAAGGTATTACATTTTGTTTGTCATGCGTGAAAATAAAATGTTGGGTCATGATATCTTTACGCTCCTCTTTTTCTTTCATGTCCATTTTGAAACTTATCGACATGGAATGTATTATGATTGACGAGGTCGTATTCACTTTTGAAGAAAGTTTACATCTAAGTTCACTTCCCCGTACGTGAAGATAAATATATAACTCGTACAGTCAGTAAAACATATTTGAAGTGGTATATTAAAAAAGTGCACAtagttaattttataaaatttttccGGAGGGTAAAAACCTTTTGTTAAACTTGACATGTTAAACCAATCAAACAACAGAGACAAGATCTCgtaaacaatttaatatttaccACAACAATTTTGAATCATTATGTTGATGCACAAAGAAAATGAAGGTGTATATAAGACACAACTGTGCATCTAAACAACTCAAATTTTCCTTTGTAACCATTTGAATTATTTCAACGAAGCAGTCGACATCTTACAAAATGATAATGCACCCCCTTGATTGTTAAGCTTCATTCAAATCCATGGTGTATGGATACTCTCAACCTCTCTTTTCTTCAAAGAACTATTTTTTCAACTCTTCTAGAGGTCCGTAGATGGCTCTGGTATGCGTAATTTCCACCACTATCAAAAGGTTAAATTTCCAGCCCTTCGTGTCGCCGATCAACCCATTTTAcagaac includes:
- the LOC139523948 gene encoding uncharacterized protein, translating into MVQSFVYFAVLWMSMSGVDALEGQLTNSFIIDKRGRRSTNSDDRSGRLEAKTIIAGDVSAGIVSAKNIMADGIRADTIRTKYLRVTRKRNREQPRDNSPRRAEFNKDKNTPLIENGLNWQEKSENSTKSSANDRSKSEQAIDKRRPRTKIRPRSQTGPSEKDLSREGIRSVQPKEIEPLVKAAETIHMDILPTPTRPPGINEQSGLLKAKEINSRNIQSSFVKAKNIKADKIRASKVHSDSVFVRRKGGRSGRRKPVRSEFNVGSDIPGKNKKNDIVKPATAEKVRIKPSQIHMNGNEQKRPSELNEINAKIFPTTPPEFSPHNNQFHTFVPHSTHVRDKTFPRLNQSLPGRNDEEKENYINSHRMNSKLDFLHFLGLSDDYSRNLQTEKQTNRRHPSSAGVKNKMDANRFIKNRSFMNTFLN